The following proteins come from a genomic window of Terriglobia bacterium:
- a CDS encoding TonB-dependent receptor — protein MWLLAVCLLICAVAFAQSTTEGAVSGTVYDSTGAVVPNATIVVHNNATNAELTVTSDATGNFRATSLKPSVYTVTVTAAGFAPYKAQQVIVNVGTVTDLSPRLNVGNAAETVTVSAEAPQINTTSADFAPVLNNTAIANLPINGGRWSNFVLLTPTVVNDGSGFGLVSFRGMSVLLNNNTVDGADNNQAFFSEERGRTRAGYSSAKAAVQEFQVNTSNYSAEYGRSAGGVINTVTKSGTNNLHGEMYFYDRDNAWGASNPFTVLTTQDATGAFVTNQYKPTDVRKISGFAIGGPIKKDKLFFFMAFDWFKRNFPGTAVPSSAKTFFVVPTAGASAVTTLGSNLGASVSQCGGTALACYTNGLTGLLSETGPVPRTGEQFIWFPKLDWQISSRHRLSLEFNRMRWASPAGIQTQATNTDAINAFGNDYVKDTWGIARLDSMLTNNVSNQIRYQYGRDFEFENPQPPTAYDQRNFITSPNFPGYTNPLGFAPDVFITGGFDMGVVSFLTRPKYPDEYRHQIADTMSWSHGKHLFKFGMDFSHVNDTAIHNEFQFGAYSYSTITNYLSDLYKPNSCGAAHNTPCYSSYRQGFGPLGFQMSTNDIAFFFQDDWRMLPRLTLSLGLRYEYEQLPSAFSNLVNPDFSQTGKMPSDKNNFGPRIGFAWDVWGDGKTSLRGGWGIYYGRVINSTIFSALTATGMPSGQNLFSYTSTTGLAAGAAFPKILDPNVLPTGGASRPSVYFFDPNFQLPQIHQVDLTFEHELGWNTVVSLSYLGSFGRHLPSFIDTNLTAPASNLAYRITDANREGPLGPTGTIYTIPVYTARPNAKYGPVTDIFSPITSNYNAMVFQVNHRMSRHVQFSTNVTWGRSFDYNQNQQTFTDVNDFLFPTDPNFVREGYGRSKYDVPLRFVFHAVGESPWHKSGFAGFLANGWQIAPIFQWQNGLPFTMQESGSPSGTAQGGINGSGTGVGYTSAQGNFSGFNYIPGIGRNTFRGPNTAIFDLKISKVISYKERYSVEFSGEGFNLFNHVNTTGISTTGYLLGGTLAAPTMQFCGTAASGQTTTPCNTVFGSISNGNSNFAYSPRQVQLGIRVKF, from the coding sequence ATGTGGCTACTCGCGGTGTGCTTGCTGATCTGCGCCGTCGCCTTTGCGCAGTCCACCACCGAGGGGGCCGTCAGCGGAACGGTTTACGATTCCACCGGCGCGGTGGTCCCTAACGCCACTATCGTGGTGCACAACAACGCGACCAACGCCGAGCTGACTGTCACCAGCGACGCAACCGGAAATTTTCGCGCCACTAGCCTCAAACCGTCGGTATATACCGTCACCGTTACGGCGGCCGGCTTCGCGCCCTACAAGGCGCAGCAGGTGATCGTCAACGTCGGTACGGTCACCGACCTGTCGCCGCGCCTCAATGTCGGCAACGCTGCCGAGACCGTCACCGTTAGCGCCGAGGCGCCGCAGATCAATACCACTTCGGCTGACTTCGCTCCGGTTCTGAATAACACCGCTATCGCCAATCTTCCGATCAATGGCGGCCGCTGGTCGAATTTCGTATTGCTCACGCCCACGGTCGTGAACGACGGCAGCGGTTTCGGCCTGGTCAGCTTCCGTGGCATGAGCGTGCTGCTGAACAACAACACCGTGGATGGCGCCGACAACAATCAGGCCTTCTTCTCCGAAGAACGCGGGCGTACTCGCGCCGGTTACTCCAGCGCCAAGGCCGCCGTCCAGGAATTTCAGGTCAACACCTCCAACTACTCCGCCGAGTATGGTCGCTCCGCCGGCGGCGTCATCAACACCGTCACCAAGAGCGGGACCAACAATCTCCACGGCGAAATGTACTTCTACGACCGCGACAATGCCTGGGGTGCGTCGAATCCCTTTACCGTTCTCACGACTCAGGATGCCACGGGAGCGTTCGTCACCAATCAGTACAAGCCGACCGATGTACGCAAGATTTCCGGCTTCGCCATCGGCGGGCCGATCAAGAAGGACAAGCTGTTCTTCTTCATGGCTTTCGACTGGTTCAAGCGCAACTTCCCGGGTACTGCGGTGCCCAGTTCGGCCAAGACGTTCTTTGTGGTTCCAACCGCCGGTGCCTCTGCCGTCACTACCTTGGGCTCCAACCTCGGTGCCTCGGTAAGCCAATGCGGCGGCACAGCTCTGGCCTGCTACACCAACGGGCTCACTGGGCTATTGAGCGAAACCGGGCCCGTCCCGCGCACCGGCGAGCAGTTCATCTGGTTCCCCAAGCTGGACTGGCAGATCAGCAGCAGGCACCGCCTGTCCCTGGAATTCAACCGCATGCGCTGGGCTTCGCCCGCCGGCATCCAAACCCAGGCGACGAATACGGACGCCATCAATGCCTTTGGCAACGATTACGTCAAAGACACTTGGGGCATTGCCAGGCTGGACAGCATGCTCACCAACAATGTGTCCAACCAAATTCGTTATCAGTATGGGCGTGATTTCGAATTCGAGAACCCCCAGCCGCCAACGGCATACGATCAACGCAACTTCATCACCTCTCCGAATTTCCCGGGCTACACCAATCCGCTCGGTTTCGCCCCGGACGTATTCATTACCGGCGGATTTGATATGGGTGTGGTTAGCTTCCTGACCCGTCCCAAGTATCCCGACGAGTATCGCCACCAGATTGCCGACACCATGTCCTGGTCCCATGGCAAGCACCTGTTCAAGTTTGGCATGGACTTCAGCCATGTGAACGACACTGCGATCCACAACGAATTTCAGTTTGGCGCTTACAGCTATAGCACCATCACCAACTATCTCTCCGACCTCTACAAGCCCAATTCCTGCGGAGCTGCGCACAACACCCCGTGCTATAGCAGTTACAGGCAAGGCTTTGGTCCGCTCGGCTTCCAGATGTCTACCAACGACATTGCCTTCTTCTTTCAGGATGACTGGAGGATGCTGCCTCGCCTCACCCTCAGTCTCGGCTTACGCTATGAATACGAGCAACTGCCCAGCGCCTTCAGCAATCTCGTCAATCCGGATTTCTCGCAGACCGGCAAGATGCCCAGCGACAAGAACAACTTTGGGCCGCGTATCGGATTTGCTTGGGATGTCTGGGGAGACGGCAAGACCTCCCTCCGCGGCGGTTGGGGCATTTACTACGGGCGGGTCATCAACTCCACCATCTTCAGCGCCCTGACCGCCACCGGCATGCCAAGCGGCCAGAATCTTTTCTCCTACACCTCCACTACCGGCTTGGCAGCCGGCGCTGCGTTCCCGAAGATTTTGGATCCCAACGTTCTGCCCACCGGCGGGGCCAGCAGGCCCAGTGTTTACTTCTTCGACCCCAATTTCCAGCTCCCGCAGATCCACCAAGTCGATCTCACATTCGAGCACGAACTCGGATGGAATACGGTGGTGTCGCTGTCTTACCTTGGCAGCTTCGGACGTCATTTGCCGAGCTTCATCGACACGAACCTGACCGCACCTGCCTCCAACCTCGCCTATAGAATCACCGACGCAAACCGGGAAGGGCCGCTTGGGCCTACCGGGACCATCTACACCATTCCGGTGTATACCGCCCGGCCCAACGCCAAGTACGGTCCGGTAACCGACATCTTCAGCCCCATCACCTCCAATTACAATGCGATGGTGTTCCAGGTTAACCACCGCATGTCCCGGCACGTCCAGTTCAGCACCAATGTGACCTGGGGACGCTCCTTCGATTACAACCAGAACCAGCAGACCTTTACCGACGTAAACGACTTCCTGTTCCCCACCGATCCCAATTTTGTCAGGGAAGGGTACGGGAGGTCGAAGTACGATGTCCCGCTGCGCTTTGTCTTCCATGCCGTAGGCGAATCTCCGTGGCATAAGTCCGGATTCGCCGGTTTCCTCGCCAACGGCTGGCAGATCGCTCCCATCTTCCAGTGGCAGAACGGCCTGCCCTTCACCATGCAGGAAAGCGGCAGCCCCAGCGGCACCGCACAAGGTGGCATTAACGGCAGCGGCACGGGCGTTGGTTACACCTCGGCCCAGGGGAACTTCAGCGGCTTCAACTACATTCCTGGAATCGGTCGCAACACCTTCCGTGGCCCGAACACCGCCATCTTCGATCTGAAGATCTCCAAAGTCATTTCCTACAAGGA
- the udk gene encoding uridine kinase: protein MSTTHIIAIAGPSCAGKTELAKSLSRLLSAPILPMDAYYRDLDFLPIESRCHFNFDLPDAVDHDLLRQHLTALAAGLPVQRPVYDFTVHTRSSSWETVTPGRHVILEGLFALYWADLRPLFGTKVYIDAPDDVCLARRQVRDVRERGRTAESVHNQYVEIVRPMAELYVRPTRCFADIVVSGEVPLEQSSAAVLARINAARPAVARPAG from the coding sequence ATGTCCACTACTCACATTATCGCCATCGCCGGTCCGTCCTGCGCCGGCAAGACCGAGTTGGCGAAGTCTCTTTCGCGCCTCCTTTCCGCGCCCATTTTGCCCATGGACGCCTATTACCGCGACCTCGACTTCCTGCCCATCGAGTCCCGCTGCCATTTCAATTTCGACCTGCCCGACGCCGTCGATCACGATCTCCTGCGCCAACACCTTACTGCTCTGGCCGCCGGGCTGCCGGTGCAGCGTCCGGTCTATGACTTCACCGTCCACACCCGCTCGTCCTCGTGGGAGACCGTCACGCCCGGCCGCCACGTGATCTTGGAAGGCCTGTTTGCGCTCTACTGGGCAGATCTCCGGCCCCTGTTTGGAACCAAGGTCTACATCGACGCCCCCGACGACGTTTGCCTCGCCCGCCGCCAGGTTCGCGACGTCCGCGAACGCGGGCGAACCGCCGAATCCGTCCACAACCAGTACGTCGAAATCGTGCGCCCCATGGCTGAGCTCTACGTTCGTCCCACCCGCTGTTTCGCCGACATCGTCGTGTCCGGGGAAGTGCCCCTTGAGCAGTCATCCGCCGCCGTGCTGGCTCGAATCAACGCTGCTCGTCCCGCCGTAGCACGGCCTGCCGGGTAA
- a CDS encoding purine-nucleoside phosphorylase produces MKPAVASARQLADDFTRAEEAANYLSSKTKLRPKVGLVLGSGLGSFADKLTGAVPIPYADIPHFPKPSAEGHAGNLVIGTLGHVPVACMQGRVHLYEGHSVRDVVFPVRALGRFGVKALILTNAAGGINETYTQGSLVVLKDHINLQGVNPLIGPNDERLGPRFLDMTQAYFRPYRQIAMEHGKRLGIDVFEGVYAALYGPMYETPAEIRYLRTIGADVVGMSTVAEVIAARHIGIRVLGISCVTNMAAGILDRPIDHKEVLETGERVKAKFIQLLEAIMPQVEDLAGS; encoded by the coding sequence ATGAAACCAGCAGTCGCAAGCGCTCGCCAGCTCGCCGACGACTTCACCCGCGCCGAAGAGGCCGCCAACTACCTGTCCTCCAAGACCAAGCTGCGCCCCAAGGTCGGGCTCGTGCTCGGCTCCGGCTTGGGTTCCTTCGCCGATAAGCTGACCGGCGCCGTCCCGATTCCTTACGCCGATATTCCGCACTTTCCCAAGCCCAGCGCGGAAGGTCATGCCGGCAATTTGGTTATCGGCACCCTCGGACACGTTCCCGTTGCCTGCATGCAGGGCCGGGTGCATTTGTACGAAGGCCACAGCGTGCGCGATGTCGTTTTTCCGGTGCGCGCGCTGGGCCGCTTTGGCGTCAAGGCACTCATCCTCACCAACGCCGCCGGCGGCATCAACGAAACCTACACCCAGGGCTCCCTGGTCGTGCTCAAGGACCACATCAACCTGCAGGGCGTAAACCCGCTCATCGGCCCCAACGACGAGCGTCTCGGACCGCGTTTCCTCGACATGACCCAGGCCTACTTCCGCCCTTATCGCCAGATTGCCATGGAACACGGCAAGCGTCTCGGCATTGACGTCTTCGAAGGCGTTTACGCGGCCTTGTATGGCCCGATGTACGAAACTCCGGCCGAAATTCGTTACCTGCGCACCATCGGCGCCGATGTTGTCGGGATGTCCACCGTCGCTGAAGTCATCGCGGCGCGCCACATCGGCATTCGCGTGCTCGGCATTTCCTGCGTCACCAACATGGCTGCCGGAATTCTCGACCGGCCCATCGACCACAAGGAGGTTCTCGAAACTGGGGAGCGCGTGAAAGCGAAGTTCATCCAATTGCTGGAAGCGATCATGCCGCAGGTGGAAGATCTCGCGGGATCGTAG
- a CDS encoding NupC/NupG family nucleoside CNT transporter: MYRFVGILGLATMLGLAFAFSTARRSIRLKTLLWGVGLQFAFAFLVLRFDVGRLMLAKAGAGVTRLLSFSFAGSQFIFGDLGKKMSPQGFIFAFQVLPTIIFISAFFAVLYHFGIMQFIIKQFAKVMKLMGASGAESLDVAASVFMGQTEAPLTIRPFLPSLTRSELMTVMTAGMAHVSGGIMGAYVLYGIEAKHLLSAVIMTAPGTILMAKMLVPETEVPLTGESNSPRPESAPAKVELEDVNHKDENVLGAIARGTIDGMHLAFNVAAMLISFLALIALVNGIFGGIHNHWASWFPSSLEKVFGVIFAPVAFVIGVPWRDCLAVGNLLGTRMVINELVAFANLGPMRSTLDPRSFTIATFALCGFANFSSIGIQIGGISALAPNKRSDLAKLGFRAMLAGTMANLMSASIVGILLK; encoded by the coding sequence ATGTACAGATTCGTCGGCATTCTCGGCCTCGCCACCATGCTCGGCCTCGCCTTCGCCTTTTCCACCGCGCGCCGCTCCATTCGCCTGAAGACCCTGCTGTGGGGCGTCGGGTTGCAATTCGCCTTCGCCTTTCTCGTGCTGCGCTTTGATGTCGGACGCCTGATGCTCGCCAAGGCCGGCGCCGGCGTCACGCGGCTACTTAGCTTTTCCTTCGCCGGCTCGCAGTTCATCTTTGGCGATCTCGGCAAGAAGATGTCGCCGCAAGGCTTCATCTTTGCCTTCCAGGTGCTGCCGACCATCATCTTCATTAGCGCGTTCTTCGCTGTGCTCTACCATTTCGGCATCATGCAGTTCATCATCAAACAGTTCGCCAAGGTGATGAAACTAATGGGCGCCAGCGGCGCCGAATCGCTCGACGTTGCCGCCAGCGTCTTCATGGGACAGACGGAAGCCCCGCTCACCATCCGCCCTTTTCTGCCTTCGCTCACCCGCTCCGAGCTGATGACCGTCATGACGGCCGGCATGGCGCACGTTTCCGGCGGCATCATGGGCGCCTACGTGCTCTACGGCATCGAGGCCAAGCACCTGCTCAGCGCCGTCATCATGACCGCCCCCGGCACCATTCTGATGGCCAAGATGCTGGTGCCGGAAACCGAGGTCCCGCTGACTGGCGAAAGCAATTCGCCCCGCCCTGAATCCGCCCCTGCCAAGGTCGAACTCGAAGACGTGAACCACAAGGACGAGAACGTCCTCGGCGCCATCGCCCGCGGCACCATTGACGGCATGCACCTGGCGTTCAACGTTGCCGCCATGCTCATTTCCTTTCTCGCGCTGATCGCGCTGGTCAACGGTATTTTCGGCGGCATTCACAACCATTGGGCGAGCTGGTTTCCCTCCAGCCTGGAGAAAGTTTTCGGCGTCATCTTCGCCCCGGTCGCTTTCGTGATTGGCGTGCCGTGGCGCGACTGCCTCGCCGTCGGCAATCTGCTGGGCACGCGTATGGTGATTAACGAGCTGGTCGCCTTCGCCAATCTCGGCCCCATGAGGAGCACGCTCGATCCGCGCTCCTTTACCATCGCCACCTTCGCGCTCTGTGGATTTGCCAATTTCAGCTCCATTGGCATACAGATTGGCGGCATCAGCGCGCTGGCGCCCAATAAGCGCTCGGACCTGGCCAAACTCGGCTTCCGTGCCATGCTCGCCGGCACCATGGCGAACCTGATGTCGGCTTCGATCGTCGGAATTTTGCTGAAATGA